A genomic region of Methanothermobacter thermautotrophicus str. Delta H contains the following coding sequences:
- the nth gene encoding endonuclease III domain-containing protein: MRVFEDRDPYRVLIRTILSQRTRDENTDEATASLFERYPSIEDVAYAPLEEIEALIRKAGFYHVKARRVREVSRIILEEYDGKVPDDINELLKLPGVGRKTANCVLVYAFGRPAIPVDTHVHRISNRIGLVDTRTPEETERALMKVIPREYWIELNDLMVQFGQDICRPLGPRHEECPIADHCDYYFRIKEEGKKKV, from the coding sequence ATGAGGGTCTTTGAGGACCGTGACCCCTACCGCGTACTTATAAGGACCATCCTGTCACAGAGGACAAGGGATGAGAACACCGATGAGGCCACAGCCAGTCTCTTTGAGAGGTACCCCTCCATTGAGGATGTGGCCTATGCACCCCTCGAGGAAATCGAAGCCCTCATCAGGAAGGCAGGCTTCTATCATGTGAAGGCCAGGAGGGTGAGGGAGGTTTCCAGGATAATCCTCGAGGAATATGATGGTAAGGTGCCGGATGACATCAACGAGCTCCTGAAACTCCCCGGGGTGGGCAGAAAGACAGCCAACTGTGTCCTGGTCTATGCCTTTGGCAGGCCAGCCATACCGGTGGATACCCATGTCCATAGGATATCCAACAGGATAGGACTTGTGGATACCAGGACCCCCGAGGAGACCGAGAGGGCACTGATGAAGGTGATTCCCAGGGAATACTGGATAGAGCTCAATGACCTCATGGTACAGTTCGGCCAGGACATATGCAGGCCTCTGGGTCCACGCCATGAGGAGTGCCCCATAGCAGATCACTGCGACTATTACTTCAGGATTAAGGAAGAGGGCAAAAAGAAAGTTTAG